In Candidatus Berkelbacteria bacterium, the DNA window CAAACCTGGTACAACAGACCGAAATAACCCAGTCTTTATTCACGGAGGATAAGGAGTACGAGGAGTTAATTCGAGCCGTAGATAAGGTTAACAACCGCTACGGCGAGTTTACGGTGTTCCGGAGCAGCTTAGCGACAATCAAACGGAGGATTTTCAACTTGCCCGACGGTCGTAATAAACGGATCTACTTGCCACAAATAACTGAAGTGAATCCGTTTACTAAACGGATCTAACCGACTACCACACCCTTTCCAAGCCACTAATTGCGCGGTATGCTACCCCCTGCCTGAAAAGGAGTTCCTTCTATGCCGACTGATACTGAACTTGCTCGTCCATCAGATTCCGCCAAGGTTTTGAAGATCGTGCGGAACACGCCCGGTCAAAAGTACCTCATTGGCGAAGTTAACAACCTGTTTGTTGCGGCAGCGGTTCGCGAGAGCGACGGCCAGCTGCTCATCTGCCAGATGCCACACGAGGCCAACAACAACTTGCGAGGTGCCCCGGTGCTGCCAGCTGTACGCACCGACACACCCGCACTGAACGGCGCCGCACTGCTCGCGGCACACCTCAACGACTCTTTCGGTCTTGAGGCATTTCCGATCCAACCGATCGGACACCACATCAGAACTGGCCAATGCCGGTTCCACCCTGAGGGCCCGCGCGACGTCTTTCACACCTTCTGGATCTGCGTGATCGAGGGGGACCAGGACATCCGAAGGCTCTACGGCTACCAGTGGGCGAACTTTTGCCGTCCAAAAGACTTTCGAACGCTCGTGCACGCCGGTGGTGTTCCAACAGAGGGCATTCTCGACCAGATCGAGTTCAACAACCTTGGCGTCTCCGCCGACCGTCACCCCTTCGACGTTCTAAGCAACATCGCCAAATACGCCGAATCCATCCACGACGGCGAGCTACTCAAGTCTATCTTGTAGGGCTCGTCCCAACTTCACGAAAGCCGCCTGGAATTATCCAAGCGGCTTTCTCCGCATTCAGATCGCCAACAGATACTTGTTGTCGAGGTACATGTAAGTGCTATTGACACGTTCGGTTTTTGTTCGCTACGTTAGTACTAACATGTTAACACCAAAGCAAAAGCAGATCTTAGATTTTATTGAGAGTTTTATTGATGAGAACGGGTACTCACCAAGTTATCGAGAGATCGCTGAACATTTCGGCTTCTCTTCGGTCGCGACCGTCGCTGAACATGTCGAGAATTTACGATTAAAAGGCTACTTGTCCAGCGAAGCCGGTTATCGTTCACTCCAGGTAAAAGAAGTCGCCGTTGAGCCAGACTCAGGTTTTGACGTTTTGAATATTCCGCTTATGGGCGCGATTCAAGCCGGAAAGCCGATTGAGGCGATCCGGACCAGCGAAACTCTAGAGATTCCCCGCGATATGATGGCACGAAACGTTTTTGCCCTGAGGGTAAAAGGTGACTCGATGATCGATGATGGTATTTTAGACGGTGACTATGTTGTAGTTGAGCCGTGCCAGAGCCCCAAAAATGGTGACATCATTGTCGCCTTGATAGATAAAGACGATGTAACGCTAAAGCGCTTTTATCGGGAAAAGGATCACATACGTTTGCAGCCAGCCAACAAGAAGTACCAGCCAATTCGAGTTAAAAAAGTAACGATTCAAGGTAAGGTGCGAGGTGTCATTCGAAAATTTCGCGGTTAAATAAGTTTTTAGCGAGTACAGCTCAGAGATTTAGGGAATAGAAAAAGGGCCGCTCCGAGGAGCGGCCCTGCCAGTCAACCTGTCCTGGCTTGCCCGTGCTGCATCCGAATCAGCTTGGTTTTACCCCGTAGTCCAGCTCAACCTAACGGGGTGAGGGTAGGAAAGAAACCGTGGGGGTCGCGCAACACCTGGAAATTCCTACAAGAGGAACCCCCGAAGCGTATATAGCGACCCAGCCTCGGGCCAGAGACCCCCTATGAAGAGGGCGTATGTATGAGGGGGTCTGGCTGAGCTAGCTGGCCTTGACTCGTAAGCCAAGTACTCCTTTGACCGCAATAGAGTTTTACCGGCTGCTCACATCGAGATTTTGCCTTGGTTGGCATGTTTTCGGATGTTTGTATAAGGAACGAAGCCAAGCCTGCTGGAATTGCTGAAGGCCTGACGCGACTCGCTATGATTGCTTGGCAACACAGCTAGGCAATAGTATGGCGGATGCTCGTCGACAAGTCAAGTAGCGTACTGTCGATAATTTTCGGAATTGAATACTTAAACGGCGCTGTGGTATATGTCAAAGGTGAATGGCACGCAAAGGCGAACGAAAATTGTTTTTGTTTGGTAGATACTCCTTGGCCCTCCTACTACCTAAACGCTGGCTTACAGAGCTTGGTGCCAAAGCAGGTACGATCGTCTCACTAGAAATGGACAGGGCGCGTAAACGAATTGTCGTGCGCTTTGGCGCGGAGCAACCAAGTATAAAATCGAGGAAGTCAGCAGATCATAAAAGTAGCGACGAACCAGACTGGGAACCGATCAAGGAACTTTGAGACTCACGACAACTTTCCCTAGGGACA includes these proteins:
- the lexA gene encoding transcriptional repressor LexA, translating into MLTPKQKQILDFIESFIDENGYSPSYREIAEHFGFSSVATVAEHVENLRLKGYLSSEAGYRSLQVKEVAVEPDSGFDVLNIPLMGAIQAGKPIEAIRTSETLEIPRDMMARNVFALRVKGDSMIDDGILDGDYVVVEPCQSPKNGDIIVALIDKDDVTLKRFYREKDHIRLQPANKKYQPIRVKKVTIQGKVRGVIRKFRG